The DNA region attttttttttgtagaaaccgaTGGAAACGATTTTACGTTCAacttgttactttcttggatttactatcattcaTCTACTGTGTTAGATGGagtgccgccggggttttcaaaaagatgcagacgttatgcactctgtatgaacgacatacgtgttcgatgtgcatgtgaagtaaggcagcactattTGTGCAAAATAGTACGGATaccttggaaattctttcaaagaataaatatacatggtttttttttgtattttattgactGCTGTTTCCTTTATTATTTACTACAACGATTTTACTACAatatgtagttcatgcatttagaagtccgtgtaacctgaatgcctcgatcggaaagcaaccgaccgtaactttctcgaccggtatatataccccagtggtagtagaggagcgatcaaaactaatatggcgaccagaCACTTTTATgagttcatgtcagctttaactctggagtaggaatacatgagactacaaaaatatctaaattgttcgtagtatataaaatctgactattttcaaagtgtatttagataagtttccttgaaaaacaatgcttcagcatacattacatcaaatttttttctattattttcaagaacttagtcttgtcagcggtgatgatttgtgcttaggtccaaacactgtttcactttcggtttgccagagtatttgcataggagagttgattaaaatcaactcccaaaaattccttgttttgtaaacaaagcccgaatcttgttattgttttcatatgtgTTTTAATGGCGTGAGTTTCAATCAAGTGTTGTTTCTTAAATCTGTTTATGATATTATTCATGAACAAattgaatcagtttatcttTTCTTGCCACGAGTCATTTGGTCAAAGTATGGCAATTTCATGCATATGCTTTACATTAAATGTGTTTGTTAACAAAGAATTCTAACATCTGTATCTCTCTtgtgacttctaacattcaaatgttggtttattatttaaaatgcagAAGTAaacctttcattaaaaaatatgagaaaaaaaattggatctgaaatcgtgtctaggtcccttAAAATAGTATATTGGAGTTTATAATTAGGAATGCTAGTCTAAATTATCTGTAATTGAACGTTTACAATATATTATGCTGATAATAAAGTTTCACatatgtaaaatgtaatttacatttttttttaaatatcgttTAGAGTAAATAACCATAGTTTCACAAATTGTGACACTATATTATTAGGTAATATCTGTTCTAGTAATTATAGTTTAGAGTTGTTAACCATAGTTTACAAATCGTGACACCGTATGCATTTCTGTATTAATTATAGTTTAAATTTCTGAAACATACGAAGATTTTGGTTTAGAGATGTGAAATAGAAGTTAAcgttgttaactatagtttactgTCGATGAAAATACGTTTagctaatttttttaatttagcatGCCATATTCATGAATTAAATtaactgtttaaaaatatatatcgtcAACAAGAATATTTCAAACGTAAGGCTTATATAAAACAACACagaattttatatttatcatcCAAGTTTATTTGTGATAGTGATCCAGATTTTGGTGTTTGTTGGTTGAGTAACTGATCCGTGATCTGTTTTGACTGAAGTTGAACCTGAAAAATATAAtcgtctgggtttttttctgattCTTTGGTTCTGATGCTCTCAGTTTTAAATggccttttttattttatagagaaatcaaaatagattgCTCAAGTGATGAGTCCTACCCTGGTCAAATTTACAGAAGCAGGGACATTGTTTCTCGGCCCAAGATCTGTAGAGGGTACAGATTTCAGCCCCGTAGCTCGCGCATCTTGAGATTTTGTCCCTACAggctgaaaaatacatgcatgttgtTCATAAACATACTGTGTTTGTTAATAGCCCCGGTATCTCCCagaaatttcataaaactttaCCAATGCTTGTTATTCCGAGACAAGAAAAGCAAGAGTATGTGTGTTGCTTTAACCAACAATATGCGGGTATATTGTCTTATACTAATAAATACCGTTAATGATATTATTTGTTGTAGAATTTGAATTAGGGTTTATTGCATGCagaaattgtcaaaatattaattttcatcaaatttctTTTTCCCACGTCTCTATGTGAGTGTTATCATTAATTTGTGTAGTACATGAAGAAACTTTCCCTTGGTACGGGAACAGGCCATAACAGTGCCTAATCAACTGTGTTGTCTTTCGCAACAATTTCGATGCGGACTTTCGGGAACACTGGCTGTTGTGTTTCATACAGTGGAATCTTTACCTGGGTTTGTTGTAAACGGAATTGTTGTGGAGATCAGCGGTGGAACAACATCAGTTGTTGTCGTCGGTACTCCAGTCGATGATGGCGGGACCACCACTGTTGTGTTGGCTGATTGCGTAGAAGTGTCTAAAATTCAATTAATTCAAAAACTTATGATAGAATAACTATCACAaaacaaataatatacatgCGTGATGCATTAATTTAACATTCCTGTACTTCTACAAGTACTATGTAGATACTTAGGATATGTAATGACCttttgatgaatatttataaGTGACATGGAATAATATACACACTTACTTGGACAAAATAATTCCAGCGGTTCAAAAGTATCCCTTGTATAAGCGTTTTTAAGGTCTGTAATGCTTTGTGCGTTGTTGGTTAATCTATCAGTCATATTGGTTGTAAAAAGAATGAGAACAATTTTGACGCCATTTCCCAAGAGTATTTCTGCTGGTTCAGATGCATTTTCTGGATGGAATATTCCATCCGTCATCACTATTAGCACATTATCAACATCCGGGCGATCACCGCCATCTTTCGTGAAACTAATGTTGGTGACAAAATCAAAACCATTCTCTAAACGGGTGAATTGTCCACTCTGTGTTATTTTTTTGATTGCGAGAATTGTATCTACACTCGATGAATACTGATTTAAGTTAAATTCTAGTCTGGCTTTGCTTGAAAAGCTAACAGCGCCAAAGTGTGTGTCTTTATTGTACAAGCCAGATGTTTGCACAATTTCTTCCATAAATTCTAATTGATCTCGAAAAGAGTCGTTGGTTTCACTTCCGCTGCCATCAATTAGAAAAACGACATCCAAGGGTCTGCATTCTACAGAAAAcgcaaattgataaaatatcaaCACCCCCCTCCAACCTTTAAAAGACCTTGGAATGCTTTTGTTCAGTCCTTGGAACCGAAAGGGTACTTTATTAAGTATTTGAGatgaaatgcaaaaaaagtcaataaaagtttatataaagtctgaactaatttttttatttaacaaaaattaagcttatatatttgataatttaaatcCACAGTCTTACACGCTTGACAACTTAACTGGACTCTtgaaattacaatatatatggGCAATTTGTGTCTTATCTAAAAGTCAATGATAAAAGATTTGTGTCCTTAAACTATATATCGTTAAGTGATCATGTAACCTCTGGTCATATTGGAACTAGTTTTTTAACGGTTATTTTTACACATTCTTGAAACTTGGTTATTACTTCTTTATTGCATTTGTTGTAAAAGTTtggtaattttgaaaataatacacTGCATAGCTGTGTGAACGTAGATtagaaaataaatgcattttattaGCCATAAATGAGAGCCAAATACGTATATATCGTTAAGTGACCATGTAACTTACCTGATGTGAGATTCTGAGAGCCTTCCACCCACAGAAATAGGGGTgtaagagagagaaagaaattgGGTCCAAAAATAAACATGCTATAAAGTAACAGGAAATAAATCAAGGTCAAACGGGACTCTCGGTCTTGATAGCAGTTATTCTATACCGGCGATAAGAAATATCTATGAAGTAAATACACATGTCCATAAGCGTATAATTTTAATGAactaaacaatgaaatgttgtTCATGAGGTTATGAAGGTTGCAAACATAACATACCAATCAAAAAACCAAGAATCAAACAGGTCTTTATGTTCCTCCTGTGATCTGTTTCACCAcccatcaccccccccccccccaaaaaaaaacaaaaaaaaaacaacaacaacaaaacaaatttttgccATTGCCGAAATATGTCTACAAGCAACGAATAAAGTAATGTGATTTTAGATATTCGCCTTTTAATTAGCAAAGTCAAGATCAATTACATATTAGTTAAGCATGTACAGCTGTTCGTAGTAATTGCACTGACATGTGATGTTTGACAGGAAGGACTTATTTAAGTTGTATCCAATGTTCCTATTGGAGAACGCCGAGCAGACCATTAGCGCACTCGGTGTCGTCAGATTGAAATTGCAATTTCCGCAAAATTTTCCCCCAAAACAAACTTCGTCCAGTCGCATCGGACTTCGACCAAAGAGCATAGTCGTATGATGTCAGCAAGACTTTGAGGGTGTTTGATAAATACTTGTAGCTTATTTCTTCCCAAACCGCCACAattatgttgtttattttttcatccataCACCTATTATATGCAAAATTCACCTGAAATTCACACCATTTGCTTTTGGCAAAATTGTTAGACAGAATCAATAAAATACGTCTGCTGAGATTCATGTTGTCAACTATGTTGTCACAATACAACTTTCCTATCTCAAAGTCCCGACATCTCACACACAAACTGTAGCCTTTTCCTTCCAAATATGGCACaacgattttaaaaataaacttagtATCCTCATCGGCATAAACTAAAAATACGTCATATTTAAAATCGGGGTCGTCCGGTATGATTTCGTAccctttgtttttatattttatgacgTAAAGCCAGTGACGTATATGCCATCTAAGCTTGTATAAAGCTGCAAACGTGATAAAAATCACCAATAAGGCGGTGCCTGAACTTACGATAGCAATGAACACAGCAGGATTCATTGGACACAGTTCTTTTTCGGTGAGATAGAACAAATTTCTCGTGCTCGCATCAAGAGGAACATTGAGTCGACATGTTGTATTTTCAACATGTGATAACTTTTTCTCATTGGCATGCATCCAATTGTAAAACCATAGCGCGTCATCGCAATTGCAAGAGAGTTTATTATAGCTAAGATCCAACCCGCCCTCATCTAATCCATTCAATAGAGTTAGTGGAAAATTATGTTCAGTGATTCTTTCAATGTAGTTTTTCGACAAATCCAGATATTGCAAAGATGGGACGTTTCCAAATACAGAATTCCCGTCCCATGATCCGTTTAAATAGTTGTCCGAAGCGTCGAGTTTCCTTAACATCGGCAGATGACGTGTCAAATTTCTCGGAAGGTAGTGTAATCCTGTATTTCTAATAATAAGTGTTGTAacatttttcaagttttttatCATCTTTGTGAGTTCGTTTTCCTTTAATTTAAGATGGTTTGCTGAAATATCTAGTAAGGTCAATTTTGGGCAGTATTTGAACATAACGAGGGTTTCTTTGGGGAAATCGGAAAAGAAAAATCCATTGTAAGAAAACCTGAGTTCTTGAAGGGAGTTGCTTTTAAACGCTTCTGGTTCAATGTGGGAAAGTTGTCCAGCCAACCGCTTAATGTAAAGTTGACGCAATGACGTCAGATTGGTAAATGTATTGTTATACAACTTTCTTATTGCATGCCCATTTAAATTCAAGGCTTGCAAATTtgttaaacattgaaaatatgttGATCTAAATTCAGTTAATTTATTATTCTTAAACGAGATTGTTGACAAATTAGAAAATTTATAGTCACAAAACTTTGGAAATTCTTTAAACCAGTTTCCATCCAAAACCAATTCGTTGATATTTTCAAGTCCAGTAAAATTATTCCCATTTTCCGTAATTCCATTGTATGATACGTCTAATTTGCGAAgttgatttaaactggaataGTTAGAACCTTCCAATGCAGTGAAATGATTATAGGACAGGGTTAAATTTCGAAGTGTTGCATTCCACAGTCCAGCAAAATCAGGCGGTTGGTCCCAGGCATTATGGGAGAATTTGATAAACGTAATGTTGCGAGTGATGTAAGAAAGCATCTCTGATATTTCTCTCCTATTCACTTGGATTTCCCAGCTGATCTCCAATTCCTTTAAATGTTTCAATTCGGATAAAGCATCATGGGAAATGGTGATGATGTTATTATCCAGTAAATTTAATACATGCAGGGAAGAAAGTCTCCTCAAATTACCGAACGTTTTCTTAGTTACATTTATGAATCGAAATCCTTGAATGATTAACTGGTAAGTATTGTTTGGCATCGAGGGAATAGTATCACTTCGTGGACTTTCTCCTTTATTCACGCACTTAATTGTCACGTAATACTGTTTACCTTCATATTTTGAACATGTACACCCATCGGGCGGTTTTTCATTTCGCTCACATGGCTTTGGATGTACACTTTCGTACACCAACACAAAAGCAAGGAACAAAATCTGTGCTCTGGTCATGGCGATGTTCTCAAAACACAAATATTAGAACTCTGTCTAAAGCTAGCGGTCTTTATAACTTACATATATTTCCTTGTCGTCAAAAAGGGATGTTTTTGATGAAAGGTTCTTTGGCCTATTAGGTAATTGTATTAGAGATCGAAGGATGGTCAAGTGGccaattaatttctttatttgaacAGGCTGGCAGATTGCGGAACTGCTTTCTGTGTTTGTATCTAAAGATCTTACAAAAggaaacttttaacattttctgCCGGGTAATATATTATTTAACTGGATATCAGTATTTTAGCATGAAATCTACGTGGTTCATTTCATGAATTCGTTGGAATATCAGATAGTTTGAGGCCTGTTATGgctgaaaaattgaaaactgtatgtgtttttttaaattaaaacagaagTAAATAGGATGCACATATTGTACTTAAAATATTGCCTttaaaatgttagttgaaaaaTTGATGTACATAGTATAATCCTATCAAGTTTTGATGGATAAAAGTATTTCAACaatttgatattacatgttATTTCAGGCTGATAGAAAGGCTCGTTAATATCGAACTGCCAAATGTAAGTTTTAGTCTGCAAGACAAGGGAGTGATATATCACTGCAGTAATTATTCAtacatacattttataaatatattttatttattaagagGAATGGccatttaatttaatatattaaaggggcatggccacgattctggtcaaattttatttttacgtttttattatttacaatgctttagaaatgcatttctaattaacaaattaaatttgagagtcattcgaaaagttataagcaagatacagggctcacaattctttaacatgtaaacaaggctcgtgccagttaaaaaaaaattccatcttATTTGtccatctttttattcatttaagcatagataaacagtttctaacgtttaacacattcgttttaggtttaaaaccgaaattttacttcaacgttctaaatgtaaacaaatgctttgtttacataccgaagaatttcaagctctataacttgcttataactcaacaaatgatacTCAAATTACGGTTGCCTatcaaaaatgcctttctgaagcattgtaaatatcaaactcggaaatttttttttggaccaaaatcgtgaccatgcccatttAAAGGTCGTAAACAGATTGAACAACGGTTAACACTGTATTCTGTTACGAACTTTCATGTAAAAGTTAAAACATAACTTTTATTCttaaagattttgaaatttggCTGTTGATTTTGAAAGTACATATGATTTCAAGCGGATTGTATTAAAATGTCACTAAAAGGCGAGATTAATATAGGGTTTTGAAGTTCTTTTATTAGTTCTTTTAAGTGTGAGTAAAGAAAACGACCGCATAAATGTACATACACTTATTTATAGACCTGGAGGCACTCGCCAATAAACCTTTATATGTGCACTCACCAACATACTGTATACACTCATTGACAGGCTTGTCTACACTCACCGACATACCTGTATACACTCACTGATAGACCTGGAGGCACTCATCGATAGGTCTGTATGCACTCACTGACAGACCTATATATACTCACTGACATACATATATACACTCACCGACATCCTGTATACACTCACAGGCATACTGTATACACTCACTGATAGACCTGGAGGCACTCACAAACAGACCTGAATACATTCACTGACCTGGAGGCAATCACCGACATCCTATATACACTCACCGACATACCTGTATACACTCACTGAAAGACCTGGAGGCACTCATCGATAGGTCTGTATGCACTCACTGACAGACCTATATACACTCACTGACAGGCCTATATAGATTTGTACACTCAccgacatacatgtatacattcatCGACATACTGCATACACTCACGACAAATTTGTATACACTCACCGACAGGCCTATGCACTCATCGACAGACTTGGAGGCACTCACTGACAGACCTGTATACACTCACTGATAGACCTCGGGCGTAGCCCTTTGGAAATATGTTTTCCatgggggaataaatcttcacaCATCACTAACAATCATGCAATAATTCGTGCAATAATTGAATTATGTAGAACGTAGGCCCCGCTCTAAATGAGTTTTACCTCCCGGTAAAATGttggaaattttaaattataattattatatcatcGTCATACACAATGAAATACAAGGTTAACCTTTAGCTGAACCTTTTGGATACATTACAAATAAAACTTATTGATCTCAAATAAAAGGCTGTTACACTAACCTGGGGAACAGAAGGagacatttattaataaaaataagtgACACATCTTAAGTATAAAACTATGAAATTTTGGACCATTCAATTGTTTGTAAAAATAGGTATCCTAAGTTTTATAATTGCTTTTAAACGCCATTGCTGATTCTATTCAGTAAGACACACTTAAATGTATAGCAAAGAGTTCCAGGCACAACAATCTTGACTTGTTGTAAACGTTATTTGTTGTaccaaaaaaatacaatttaatactTTTGTAATCTTAGAGATGGAAAGGTGAACATTGCTTCAAGCGTGAGTTCGTTATACGGTGTGCGCTCTGACTGTTTATACATTTAGTACTCATCACCGGGTTAAACATGCGTGCACGTCAAAAGAAGCTTCGTGCTTTGAAGCACTTTATAACACATCCTCAAAAGTAAGTGTATGTGCACAACTTATTTACAGTTATTCATAACCAATCagtaaatttgaatttacaataCAGCAGTTTCACTTAAACAATACAATGCTTTCTATGGTGATTCATTCTGAATATGAGGGTGAGGACATTTCAgaaaaactgaatatataacCCGCGTTATCGGGTGATGgaattattttttgcaatgaCCGCTACCTTCATAATCCGCATCAtacatcaaagaaagcatttgcattttattgtttatatttacattttttatttaacaaacttCAGAATTCGAGTCTGActtcatcatgattatttcgtgctgTCCGTGTCTTatgtcgctgtaggtttcgatcAATCGGCaaacagggcgtgtagatttcagtccggTCAGTTTCTATAAAactatgaattaaaaataagtttCCGTAAAAAAAGAGAGAATCATACTTAGTACTCGGGTAATGTAattataaaagtatatttatacCTACCAAGGATTATTCCCTAAGGActatttcttatggaaacttatagttatTTCATAGCTCTAAAGAAACAGcgagactgaaatctacatgccccgtttatcgattggtcgaaatctacagcggatgaaactaacaggactgaaattgacacgctctctttatcgattggtcgaaacctacagcgacctaaggaAAATCACGAACTGCACGAAATGATCATAATGGTGTCAGACTGAAATTCTCAcaagagacgatttggctgtttttCATCTAGCTAACGTACTTGTGTTTAATAACAGTAATCTactgaattttactaacttttcaaaatcagtttattaattaaacGAAAGAAAGTTATTATcataaacaataaatgatttctttgatgattcatgtgggttatgaaagtagcgatcattgcagaaaaaattacatgacccgctaacgcgggctatgtattttttctgcaatgtggCTACCTTTCACTTAcacttcatatcccgaatgaatcaccaacgaaagcatttaattgtttaaatattaacttCCACTAAGTATGATTTCCTCTAGATCTTACGGAAATTGATCGTAATTCACACGATCCAGTTCTATCCAGTTTATCGATCGTGGACATTCAGTAACCGAACAAATATCACAGACTGCATGAAATATTCataatgatgtcagactcaaattcccatatatCTTAGGCACGTAGGGTCGGGGGGGGGCatacaaaaaatacacaacCAGCGTTagtgggttatgtatttttctgcaatgttgctaccttcatacctcgcatgaatcaccaaaagaaagcatttcactGTTCACTGCACTACATTTGTGCGTCAAATTCTGATGTACACTTTTTAAGGGGTTCTTTGAATTATTGCGAAGTGTTTTATATTATCTCATTCCAAGCTTCAGTTTCATAACGAGGCAGCATTTCTCCTATATTATCCCCACCTCCCCAAAATACTGGTTATCTGATGAGTTTTTCCTGTGGTTTCTTCCATAGTAGAGTTATGAAAGAttatcaaatattcttttatagACTCACGACTGGCCAGAGTTTGATTCTCGTCGGTACATAACATAATTCTAAAAGTTGTTAGCAAGTTGTGCAAATATCTCGCGAGCTAAAACATAAAAGACTAATGACACAAAAATAAGATTATGCGAAACAAAAGTCGTTGTACATATAAATTGCTTCAGATCCGTCATAAATGGTAGCAATGATTACACTATAATATAATGATTACATTATACCTTCTGCGTCGGCGTcagcgtccggacctggttaaagtttttgaagtGGGTCCAGTTTCTAAGTTATTTCTTCTCTTATCTTTACAAACATTAATCAATCTAGGCCTGCTAATAAACTTAAAagacttgaatgctgaatcttgGCCATTCATTTggggatgctggaggaggttaaggtttttggagcagatATAAACGTTTTTGGAGCAGATGCTCTTTGATGGCAATATCCAACTTATTATTGCTTTCATCTTCACTAAACTCGCACGGATGGCGCATCTTGTGATAGTGATGCACTTGACATGCTTTGGTGCTAGATCTGAGCTATAGAATACGGTATTGGGAggtggttaaagtttttggagcaggtgccctttgatggcTTGTCATTTGATAGTCATATCTATATAAGTTATTATTTGTTAAAGCTTTATCAAacgaagaatatttttttataatatgatactatattgcattactagtatattatatgatactattacatattgTATTGTGTAGTATAAAAAAGTATCATACACTTTTAAGTTGTGCATATTTTACGATACCATGATATGATGCGAGATAATACCTCCGCAGAGGCTCTCTAGATAAACATCACCTGGGGTGCCAGGGGCCCCCTGGATCAGTAATGCTATTCAGTGGTATAAATGAATCATACATCTATATATAACGTACAAATTATCTGTTTTCTTCAGTATTTATAATTGTACTTTTTTAAGCGTAAATAGACGTAGATATGAAATAACACAATGTAATACAAgtaatattaaagtaaaataagaGTACTATTCGGGGAGGTGtcattcagtcaattgatataatattcgtatcaatattgtatatatatttgtagagcatttatatatattgtacaaggcatttgttttcttcaatatttataattgtattttttaaagcgTAATTAGACGTAAATATGAAATAACACATTTTAATACAAGTAATAGTAAAGTAAAATAAGAGTACTATTCGGGGAGGTAtcattcagtcaattgatataatattcgtatcaatattgtacatatatttgtgGAACATACctgttcaataaaatatttttagcaataaatatacaatcgGAACATAAAGCAAATATGCGGCAGGACTAACAACAACATCACATTCCAAAATTGCCTACCGCATATATGTGAAGAGGGGCAGGTCTCCCTCTTGTACATTACAATAGTACATTaataaagtttataatatttcatttatcatatactatatgataatttttcaagaatgctaaagtttaaatttacacatttcgattttttttacagtaagatACAATTGCATTAgcgcattttttttaaaaaacagcgCATATCTTTAGATGACACATGTTCGTTTAAGATTCTAcgtttcattttacatttgtaaattttgcatgCAATGAATGACAAAGTGTTGTCTAAGATAAGAGTATAATTATTGCTCGTGAAAATATAGCCAATGACAATCAATTTCCATGTAACATCAATATTTAGTATCAGAGAAATTTTCCGACAAAGTAGCATTATAAAGTCACACTCGTagattaaatgttttatattttctggCGTATTGCAATTATAACAGTTCCCATTAATGTTTTTATCCCATTTACTAACCGATAGATTCGTGGTCAACAAGTTGTGaagtaatttataattaaactCTGATACAGATTTATCAAATAATGATCGAATCTTGTTCTTGTAGATTACATTAAAGTAGTACTTGTCTATTTGGAATTCCTTACACCATATATTTTCCATAATAGGTTTTTGGGATttcttgtttataaaaatattgtagaaaaatttaaactttttatttgaaGTATCTTCTAGCTTTCCTTCAAAATAGAAATGTAACTTAGTGAGCGAATTCGTGAAATTTATGGTTTGTAAATCTATTCTTGAAAGGTGCAACTTTATTGCATTTTTAACTATGAAGTACTCACATAAAAAATTACTTGTTGATGCCAAGCATTCTTTTATGTCGTTTATTGTTTTGAAGCCATTCTCATTAAAAAGGTCTTTTACTAGTAATAAACCACCTTTAGTCCAACTTGAAAAAAGTAGAGATTTACCCttaaaacatatgtttttattgaaccAGATATTTTGATTAGCAAAATTGGTTAATGAAATATCTTTGCATTCGTTAAAGGCCACGAGGACCTCTTTATAGAACACAGGGAGGGagtcaaatttaaattcttcgTATTTTGTAATGCTTGAATTGATCAAAAATGGAATACCGATATTATGTTTAACTA from Crassostrea angulata isolate pt1a10 chromosome 7, ASM2561291v2, whole genome shotgun sequence includes:
- the LOC128193105 gene encoding collagen alpha-4(VI) chain-like, which translates into the protein MFIFGPNFFLSLTPLFLWVEGSQNLTSECRPLDVVFLIDGSGSETNDSFRDQLEFMEEIVQTSGLYNKDTHFGAVSFSSKARLEFNLNQYSSSVDTILAIKKITQSGQFTRLENGFDFVTNISFTKDGGDRPDVDNVLIVMTDGIFHPENASEPAEILLGNGVKIVLILFTTNMTDRLTNNAQSITDLKNAYTRDTFEPLELFCPNTSTQSANTTVVVPPSSTGVPTTTTDVVPPLISTTIPFTTNPACRDKISRCASYGAEICTLYRSWAEKQCPCFCKFDQGSTSVKTDHGSVTQPTNTKIWITITNKLG
- the LOC128193108 gene encoding toll-like receptor 13 codes for the protein MTRAQILFLAFVLVYESVHPKPCERNEKPPDGCTCSKYEGKQYYVTIKCVNKGESPRSDTIPSMPNNTYQLIIQGFRFINVTKKTFGNLRRLSSLHVLNLLDNNIITISHDALSELKHLKELEISWEIQVNRREISEMLSYITRNITFIKFSHNAWDQPPDFAGLWNATLRNLTLSYNHFTALEGSNYSSLNQLRKLDVSYNGITENGNNFTGLENINELVLDGNWFKEFPKFCDYKFSNLSTISFKNNKLTEFRSTYFQCLTNLQALNLNGHAIRKLYNNTFTNLTSLRQLYIKRLAGQLSHIEPEAFKSNSLQELRFSYNGFFFSDFPKETLVMFKYCPKLTLLDISANHLKLKENELTKMIKNLKNVTTLIIRNTGLHYLPRNLTRHLPMLRKLDASDNYLNGSWDGNSVFGNVPSLQYLDLSKNYIERITEHNFPLTLLNGLDEGGLDLSYNKLSCNCDDALWFYNWMHANEKKLSHVENTTCRLNVPLDASTRNLFYLTEKELCPMNPAVFIAIVSSGTALLVIFITFAALYKLRWHIRHWLYVIKYKNKGYEIIPDDPDFKYDVFLVYADEDTKFIFKIVVPYLEGKGYSLCVRCRDFEIGKLYCDNIVDNMNLSRRILLILSNNFAKSKWCEFQVNFAYNRCMDEKINNIIVAVWEEISYKYLSNTLKVLLTSYDYALWSKSDATGRSLFWGKILRKLQFQSDDTECANGLLGVLQ